The Lacerta agilis isolate rLacAgi1 chromosome 5, rLacAgi1.pri, whole genome shotgun sequence genome has a segment encoding these proteins:
- the DNAJB11 gene encoding dnaJ homolog subfamily B member 11, with the protein MSPSSLGGLLLLLLCMLGDAVAGRDFYKILGVPRSASVKDIKKAYRKLALQLHPDRNPDDPRAQEKFQDLGAAYEVLSDEEKRKQYDAYGEEGLKEGHQSSHGDIFSHFFGDFGFMFGGNPRQQDRNIPRGSDIIVDLEVTLEEVYSGNFVEVIRNKPVARQAPGKRKCNCRQEMRTTQLGPGRFQMTQEVVCDECPNVKLVNEERTLEVEIEPGVRDGMEYPFIGEGEPHVDGEPGDLRFRIKVLKHPVFERRGDDLYTNVTISLVEALVGFEMDIAHLDGHKVHVARDKTTKPGAKLWKKGEGLPNFDNNNIKGSLIITFDVDFPKEQLTSEQREGLKQLLKQASVQKVYNGLQGY; encoded by the exons gAGAGATTTCTACAAGATCTTGGGGGTGCCCCGTAGTGCATCTGTTAAAGACATTAAGAAGGCCTACCGAAAACTCGCCCTGCAGCTTCACCCAGACCGGAATCCTGATGATCCACGTGCGCAGGAAAAATTCCAGGATCTTGGGGCTGCCTATGAG GTATTGTCAGATGAGGAAAAGCGAAAGCAGTACGATGCATATGGAGAAGAGGGATTGAAAGAGGGTCACCAGAGTTCTCATGGAGATATTTTTTCACA TTTCTTTGGAGACTTTGGTTTCATGTTTGGAGGTAATCCTCGTCAGCAAGATAGGAACATTCCAAGAGGAAGTGATATCATTGTGGACCTAGAAGTTACACTGGAAGAAGTGTACTCAGGAAATTTTGTGGAA GTTATTCGAAACAAGCCAGTAGCAAGGCAGGCACCAGGGAAGCGGAAATGCAATTGCCGGCAAGAGATGAGGACAACCCAACTAGGCCCAGGGCGTTTCCAGATGACCCAAGAAGTAGTTTGTGATGAATGTCCCAATGTCAA GCTTGTAAATGAAGAGCGAACCCTAGAGGTGGAGATAGAACCTGGTGTAAGAGATGGCATGGAATATCCCTTTATTGGAGAAG GTGAACCACATGTTGATGGAGAGCCAGGTGACTTGCGCTTCCGAATAAAAGTTCTCAA GCACCCAGTTTTTGAGCGAAGAGGAGATGATTTATATACAAATGTGACTATTTCACTGGTTGAGGCTCTTGTGGGTTTTGAAATGGATATTGCCCATTTGGATGGGCATAAG GTGCATGTTGCCCGGGATAAAACCACAAAGCCTGGAGCCAAGCTGTGGAAAAAAGGAGAAGGTCTTCCCAACTTTGACAACAATAACATTAAAGGCTCTCTAATAATTACATTTGATGTAGACTTTCCCAAAGAACAGCTGACAAGTGAACAACGAGAAG GTCTCAAACAACTGCTGAAACAGGCATCAGTGCAGAAGGTGTACAATGGACTGCAGGGATATTAA